In the Quercus lobata isolate SW786 chromosome 5, ValleyOak3.0 Primary Assembly, whole genome shotgun sequence genome, one interval contains:
- the LOC115990034 gene encoding uncharacterized protein LOC115990034, with product MAIARWMYDNCIPFNVVNSVYYQRMIDVVAATGLGYKGTSYHAVWVSLLRDQKKEVQLGMAFVKSVDASKIVKSTRNLFNLFDEVVMWVGPKNIVHMVTDNASNYVSAGKLLCEKYKNISWSPCVAHCLNLVLQDMGDMPHVDRLKKRASKLTVFIYNHMALIAWLRNRPGWSDIVRPRATRFATTFLSFGSIHVHKHDLQALVTSKFFVDSRLVRESKAKEAVSIILDNSFWDDINVLVKISSPLIRLLRIIDSDQRSAIGYMYEGMHRTWLGIKKIFQMKKHLYKPYT from the exons ATGGCTATTGCAAGGTGGATGTATGACAATTGCATTCCTTTTAATGTAGTGAATTCAGTGTACTACCAAAGGATGATTGATGTTGTAGCTGCTACTGGTCTTGGTTACAAAGGTACATCTTATCATGCTGTATGGGTCTCTTTGTTGAGGGATCAAAAGAAAGAGGTTCAGTT GGGAATGGCATTTGTAAAATCAGTTGATGCCTCAAAGATTGTGAAAAGTACCAGAAACTTGTTTAACTTGTTTGATGAAGTAGTTATGTGGGTTGGTCCAAAAAACATAGTTCACATGGTTACTGATAATGCTTCCAATTATGTATCTGCTGGTAAATTGTTGTgtgaaaagtataaaaatattagTTGGTCTCCTTGTGTAGCACATTGCCTGAATCTTGTGTTGCAGGATATGGGAGACATGCCTCATGTAGATAGACTAAAAAAACGTGCATCCAAACTtacagtttttatttataatcataTGGCTTTGATTGCTTGGTTGAGGAATAGACCTGGTTGGTCAGATATTGTACGTCCAAGAGCAACAAGATTTGCTACTACTTTCCTttcatttggaagcattcaTGTGCATAAGCATGACTTGCAAGCCTTAGTGACTAGCAAGTTCTTTGTGGACAGTAGATTGGTAAGAGAGTCAAAGGCAAAAGAAGCAGTTTCTATCATTTTGGATAATTCTTTTTGGGATGATATTAATGTTCTTGTCAAGATTTCATCGCCACTCATTCGTTTGTTACGGATTATTGATTCTGATCAAAGGTCTGCAATAGGATATATGTATGAGGGCATGCATAGAACATGGTTGGGAATCAAGAAGATCTTCCAAATGAAGAAGCACTTGTACAAGCCATACAcctga